A genomic window from Thermodesulfovibrionales bacterium includes:
- a CDS encoding efflux RND transporter permease subunit: PGASPETMASAVATPLERQFSTISGLDSMTSTNALGNSQITLQFNLSRNIDAAGQDVQAMMAKAAKQLPQNMPTPPTYSKVNPADQPVIYLALSSPTLPLSAVNEYADTFIAPRISMISGVAQVQVFGSQKYAVRAQVDPKALATRQIGIDDVANALTLGNVNLPTGTLQGTRQAFTIQATGQLYNAEAYRPLIVAYRKGSPVRLNEIGRVIDSVENDKVANWYNSDRAIVLAIQRQPGTNTVEVVDSIKNLLPVFRAQMPPSVNLNVLYDRSLSIRESVRDVKFTLILTIGLVVMVIFLFLRNLSATVIPSLALPFSLIGTFAAMYLMGFSIDNISLMALTLSVGFVVDDAIVMLENIVRHMEHGEGAMEAALKGSREIGFTILSMTLSLVAVFIPVLFMGGILGRLLHEFAVTISMAILISGFVSLTLTPMLCSRFLRPPGELKHGRLYVVMERFFDGMLKGYKGTLKWVLNYRRSVLALTIILTVATGFLFTKISMGFLPTEDTGQIFAFTEAAQGISFQDMVRHQQELAAIVAKDPHVDAFMSAIGASGVSVASNTGRIFMRLKPLKERKLSADEIIQELRKKVAKVTGIQMFMQNLPSIRIGGQLTKSQYQFTLQSPDTQELYQRASDFEAKLRTLPQLQDVTSDLQIKNPQVNLDIDRDKASALGVTVSQIEDSLYSAYGSRQVSTIYAPNNQYQVILELEPKYQMDPAALSMLYIHSAGGQLVPLNAVTRMKGDVGPLTVNHLGQLPAVTISFNLRPGVSLGDAVALVDKLARQVLPPTVSTSFQGTAQAFQSSMKGLWILLVMAILVIYIVLGILYESYIHPITILSGLPAAGFGALITLLLFHKDLNIYAFVGIIMLLGIVKKNAIMMIDFALEAQRQEHKSPLEAIYEGAIIRFRPIMMTTMAALMGTLPIAIGFGAGADARRPLGLAVVGGLVVSQLLTLYITPVVYYYMDKVQEKVMGLSRKRQNQRKTESVVTGG, encoded by the coding sequence CCCGGAGCCAGTCCGGAGACTATGGCGTCGGCGGTCGCGACCCCTCTGGAGCGGCAGTTTTCGACTATTTCGGGTCTTGACTCGATGACCTCGACGAATGCGCTCGGAAACAGCCAGATCACCCTGCAGTTCAATCTCAGCAGGAATATCGATGCAGCGGGGCAGGATGTGCAGGCGATGATGGCCAAGGCGGCGAAGCAGCTGCCCCAGAACATGCCGACCCCTCCTACCTACAGCAAGGTGAACCCCGCTGACCAGCCCGTCATCTACCTCGCGCTCAGCTCTCCGACGCTTCCCCTCTCTGCGGTCAATGAATACGCCGATACGTTCATCGCTCCTCGTATTTCGATGATCAGCGGCGTGGCACAAGTGCAGGTCTTCGGATCTCAGAAATACGCGGTACGCGCGCAGGTCGACCCGAAGGCCCTCGCGACGAGACAGATCGGCATCGATGACGTCGCCAATGCCCTCACACTGGGAAACGTGAACCTTCCGACAGGGACCCTGCAGGGAACGAGGCAGGCCTTTACGATTCAGGCGACAGGGCAGCTCTATAACGCTGAGGCGTACCGTCCTCTCATCGTAGCCTACCGCAAGGGATCGCCCGTTCGCCTCAACGAGATCGGCCGGGTCATCGACAGCGTCGAGAACGACAAGGTGGCGAACTGGTACAACAGCGACCGCGCCATCGTCCTCGCGATCCAGCGCCAGCCCGGCACGAATACCGTCGAGGTCGTCGACAGCATCAAGAACCTTCTGCCCGTCTTCCGTGCCCAGATGCCTCCATCGGTAAACCTGAACGTCCTCTATGACCGTTCGCTCTCTATCCGTGAATCGGTGAGGGACGTGAAGTTTACCCTCATTCTCACCATCGGCCTTGTCGTCATGGTGATATTCCTCTTTCTCCGGAACCTTTCTGCTACGGTCATCCCGAGTCTGGCGCTGCCTTTCTCGCTCATCGGCACCTTCGCCGCGATGTATCTCATGGGATTCAGTATCGATAATATATCCCTCATGGCCCTTACCTTGTCGGTCGGGTTCGTGGTCGACGACGCGATTGTCATGCTCGAAAATATCGTCCGGCACATGGAACACGGTGAAGGGGCGATGGAAGCCGCCCTCAAGGGTTCGAGGGAGATAGGATTTACGATTCTCTCAATGACCCTTTCGCTCGTCGCGGTCTTTATCCCCGTGCTTTTCATGGGCGGGATCCTCGGACGCCTCCTCCACGAATTCGCCGTCACGATCAGTATGGCGATTCTCATATCCGGGTTCGTCTCCCTGACGCTCACGCCCATGCTCTGCAGCCGTTTTCTGCGGCCCCCGGGTGAGCTGAAGCACGGCCGTCTCTATGTCGTTATGGAGCGTTTCTTCGACGGGATGCTGAAGGGGTATAAGGGGACGCTGAAATGGGTCCTCAACTATCGGAGGTCCGTCCTGGCCCTCACCATCATCCTCACCGTTGCGACGGGCTTTCTGTTTACGAAGATTTCGATGGGATTCCTCCCCACGGAAGATACCGGCCAGATCTTCGCCTTTACCGAGGCGGCGCAGGGGATTTCCTTTCAGGACATGGTGAGGCACCAGCAGGAACTCGCTGCAATCGTGGCGAAGGACCCCCATGTGGATGCCTTCATGTCTGCTATCGGCGCGAGCGGAGTGAGCGTCGCCAGTAATACCGGCAGAATCTTCATGCGGCTGAAGCCCCTGAAAGAGCGAAAGCTGAGCGCCGATGAGATCATCCAGGAACTGCGGAAGAAGGTCGCTAAAGTGACCGGCATCCAGATGTTCATGCAGAACCTTCCCTCGATCCGCATCGGAGGCCAGCTGACGAAGAGTCAATACCAGTTCACCCTCCAGAGCCCCGATACCCAGGAACTCTATCAGCGTGCGTCAGACTTCGAAGCGAAACTGCGGACGCTCCCGCAGCTCCAGGACGTAACGAGCGATCTCCAGATAAAGAATCCCCAGGTGAATCTCGACATCGACCGTGACAAGGCCTCGGCCCTCGGCGTCACGGTGTCGCAGATAGAGGATTCGCTCTATTCCGCCTACGGTTCGCGGCAGGTTTCGACCATTTACGCGCCGAACAACCAATACCAGGTGATCCTCGAGCTCGAGCCGAAATACCAGATGGATCCCGCGGCCTTGTCGATGCTCTATATCCACTCGGCCGGGGGACAGCTCGTGCCGTTGAACGCCGTTACGCGGATGAAAGGGGACGTGGGTCCCCTGACAGTGAATCATCTCGGGCAGCTGCCGGCTGTGACGATCTCTTTTAACCTGCGGCCGGGAGTGTCACTGGGAGACGCGGTGGCGCTCGTGGATAAACTCGCGAGGCAGGTCTTGCCGCCGACGGTCAGTACGAGTTTTCAGGGCACCGCTCAGGCGTTCCAGTCTTCGATGAAAGGGCTCTGGATTCTGCTCGTCATGGCTATCCTCGTGATCTACATTGTGCTCGGCATCCTCTATGAGAGTTATATCCACCCGATCACGATCCTGTCGGGACTTCCTGCCGCGGGATTCGGGGCATTGATCACCCTCTTGCTCTTCCATAAGGATCTGAACATCTATGCCTTTGTCGGCATCATCATGCTCCTCGGCATCGTCAAGAAGAACGCGATCATGATGATCGATTTTGCCCTCGAGGCGCAGCGGCAGGAACATAAGTCACCCCTTGAGGCGATCTATGAAGGTGCAATCATACGTTTCCGCCCGATCATGATGACGACGATGGCTGCACTCATGGGTACCCTTCCTATCGCGATCGGCTTCGGCGCAGGCGCCGATGCGCGCCGGCCCCTCGGACTGGCTGTTGTCGGAGGGCTCGTCGTCTCTCAGCTCCTGACCCTTTACATAACACCCGTCGTCTATTATTACATGGATAAGGTTCAGGAGAAGGTCATGGGGCTGTCTCGGAAAAGGCAGAATCAGCGTAAAACTGAATCAGTTGTTACCGGAGGATAA
- a CDS encoding TolC family protein yields the protein MKEVISFVLLLACLAPVQGWADEMIQKGEVLTIERCIEIALKRQPNIVASMNTVNVNESRIGEAKSNYYPQISGTAGYARTLPIGQFVNTTSSSSQFTGFQGGAIDQYTASFTLSQNIYDFGRTSSQVKISKLNFDSSRSDLENVTEQTVFAVKQNYYGVVQAKHNRTVLEDTVKQTEQHLEQARGFYEVGTKPKFDVIKAEVDVSTAKLNLIKAENDLRIAVVNLNNAMGVPEAPEYTLSENISFEKYGMTLEEALSRAYENRPDLQSIVAKRRAAEVSIDLAKTGYYPFLTGNASYTWSGQQIYTIGNGWTFGAAITVPIFSGFLTKSQVEEAKANADVLRANEESVRQTVFLDVQQAYLTLRAAEEAIPTAKLGVDQAQENLDIANGRYAAGVGSPVEVTDAEVSLANSRLSYIQALYADKVAQASLEKAMGMR from the coding sequence ATGAAAGAGGTGATTTCCTTCGTACTGCTTCTCGCATGTCTCGCTCCTGTGCAGGGGTGGGCAGATGAGATGATCCAAAAGGGTGAAGTGCTCACGATCGAACGGTGTATCGAGATCGCGCTGAAGAGACAGCCGAATATCGTTGCGTCCATGAATACGGTGAACGTGAATGAGAGCAGGATCGGTGAGGCAAAGTCGAACTATTATCCCCAGATAAGCGGGACGGCGGGTTACGCGCGGACCCTCCCGATCGGCCAGTTTGTGAATACCACTTCGAGTTCAAGCCAGTTTACCGGTTTTCAGGGCGGCGCGATCGATCAATACACGGCGAGCTTTACCCTCAGTCAGAACATCTACGATTTCGGGAGGACCTCTTCACAGGTGAAGATATCGAAGCTCAACTTTGATTCCTCCCGCTCTGACCTCGAGAATGTGACCGAACAGACGGTTTTTGCCGTGAAGCAGAACTATTACGGAGTCGTACAGGCGAAGCATAACAGGACTGTATTGGAAGATACGGTGAAGCAGACAGAGCAGCACCTTGAGCAGGCGCGGGGTTTTTATGAGGTCGGCACGAAACCGAAATTCGATGTGATTAAGGCCGAGGTTGACGTGAGCACGGCGAAACTGAATCTCATAAAGGCGGAAAACGATCTCAGGATAGCGGTAGTCAACCTGAACAACGCCATGGGGGTACCGGAAGCGCCCGAATATACGCTCTCCGAAAATATCTCTTTCGAAAAATACGGGATGACGCTCGAGGAGGCTCTCTCGAGGGCCTATGAGAACAGGCCCGACCTGCAGTCGATCGTCGCGAAGAGGAGGGCGGCGGAGGTCTCGATCGATCTCGCGAAGACGGGTTACTATCCCTTCCTGACGGGAAACGCCTCATACACCTGGTCCGGTCAGCAAATTTATACTATCGGCAACGGATGGACTTTCGGCGCTGCGATAACGGTTCCTATTTTCAGCGGCTTCTTGACGAAGAGCCAGGTCGAAGAGGCAAAGGCGAACGCGGACGTGCTCAGGGCGAATGAAGAGTCGGTGCGACAGACCGTCTTTCTCGACGTGCAGCAGGCATATTTGACGCTCAGGGCTGCTGAAGAGGCGATCCCCACTGCAAAGCTCGGTGTTGATCAGGCGCAGGAGAACCTCGATATAGCGAACGGGAGATACGCGGCGGGTGTCGGGAGTCCCGTTGAGGTGACAGACGCGGAGGTCTCGCTGGCGAACTCGCGATTATCTTACATCCAGGCGCTCTATGCGGACAAGGTCGCACAAGCGAGCCTCGAAAAGGCGATGGGGATGAGATGA
- a CDS encoding efflux RND transporter periplasmic adaptor subunit: MKKMLIGSLVVLVLAAAGFLFFRNKGNEPQFRTEKVLRGDIVTTVTATGTVNAVITVLVGTQVSGTIQRLYVDFNSQVKKGQLIAQIDPALFEEQVSQAKANLLSAKANVEKAGATLVDSKRTMERNRELFAKNLIARSDLDTAETNYETSVASVNVAKAAVAQAEAALKNAETNLGYTRIVSPVDGTVVSRNVDVGQTVAASFQTPTLFTIAQDLTKMQIDTSVDEADIGKVKIGEEVEFTVDAYPDITFRGRVGQVRIAPITVQNVVTYDVVITVDNPEFKLKPGMTANVSIIVAEKKDVLKVPNAALRFRPAERTKAKQPQKGSAVWIADNGKAKRVPVTVGISDGNFTELSGGELREGQEVIVESLAKAKAATPSGPRMF; encoded by the coding sequence ATGAAGAAGATGCTCATAGGGAGTCTCGTTGTCCTTGTACTCGCAGCGGCCGGATTCCTGTTCTTCAGAAACAAGGGGAATGAGCCGCAGTTCAGGACCGAGAAGGTTTTGCGGGGCGATATCGTGACGACCGTCACCGCTACGGGTACGGTGAATGCGGTGATAACCGTATTGGTAGGCACGCAGGTTTCGGGCACGATACAACGTCTCTATGTCGATTTCAATTCCCAGGTGAAGAAGGGCCAGTTGATAGCGCAGATAGACCCCGCCCTCTTCGAGGAGCAGGTCTCTCAGGCGAAGGCGAACCTCCTCTCGGCGAAGGCGAATGTCGAGAAGGCAGGTGCTACGCTCGTCGATTCGAAGAGGACGATGGAGAGGAACAGGGAGCTCTTTGCGAAAAACCTCATCGCGAGGAGCGATCTCGATACGGCGGAGACGAATTACGAGACCTCCGTGGCCTCAGTGAACGTAGCCAAGGCCGCGGTGGCCCAGGCAGAGGCGGCGCTGAAGAACGCCGAGACGAACCTCGGATATACGAGGATCGTCTCTCCTGTTGACGGGACCGTCGTGTCGCGGAACGTCGACGTGGGTCAGACCGTTGCGGCGAGCTTCCAGACTCCGACCCTCTTCACCATCGCGCAGGACCTCACGAAGATGCAGATAGACACGAGTGTCGATGAGGCCGATATCGGCAAGGTGAAGATCGGTGAGGAGGTCGAATTCACGGTCGACGCATACCCGGACATCACCTTCAGGGGAAGGGTGGGGCAGGTGCGGATCGCACCGATTACGGTCCAGAACGTCGTCACCTATGACGTCGTCATAACCGTCGACAATCCGGAATTCAAGCTGAAGCCCGGCATGACAGCCAATGTCTCGATCATCGTGGCGGAAAAGAAGGACGTCCTGAAGGTACCGAACGCCGCCCTGAGGTTCAGGCCCGCAGAGCGGACCAAGGCGAAGCAGCCGCAGAAGGGGTCTGCCGTATGGATAGCCGACAATGGGAAGGCGAAACGCGTTCCCGTGACGGTCGGGATAAGCGACGGCAATTTTACCGAACTGTCGGGGGGAGAACTCAGGGAAGGTCAGGAGGTGATCGTGGAGTCACTCGCGAAGGCGAAAGCCGCCACGCCCTCAGGCCCGAGAATGTTCTGA
- a CDS encoding ABC transporter ATP-binding protein produces the protein MSLIEIRDVSKIYSLGDIEVNALMDVSATIEKGEFVCIMGPSGSGKSTFMNVLGCLDQPTAGRYLLEGIDVGRLSRDELAGIRNKKIGFVFQGFNLLSRTSAVENAELPLLYDGLPAKERWQRARAALKSVGLEGREDHRPNQLSGGQQQRVAIARALVNDAPIILADEPTGNLDTKTSVEIMELLVRLNRESHITVIIVTHEPDIAAYGRRIIKFLDGRIVSDEQVKDEPGNEKRVIGRG, from the coding sequence ATGTCTCTCATCGAGATTCGCGATGTCAGCAAGATATACAGCCTCGGAGACATCGAGGTGAATGCGCTCATGGATGTTTCAGCGACGATAGAGAAAGGGGAGTTTGTCTGCATCATGGGTCCGTCCGGCTCGGGCAAATCGACGTTCATGAATGTCCTCGGTTGCCTTGACCAGCCTACGGCCGGCCGGTACCTCCTTGAGGGTATCGATGTCGGCAGGCTCAGCAGGGATGAACTCGCCGGCATAAGGAACAAAAAGATTGGGTTCGTCTTTCAGGGGTTCAACCTGCTCTCGAGGACATCGGCCGTCGAGAATGCCGAACTGCCGCTGCTTTATGACGGACTCCCGGCGAAAGAGAGATGGCAGCGGGCAAGGGCGGCGCTGAAGAGTGTCGGCCTCGAAGGGAGAGAAGATCACCGGCCGAACCAGCTTTCAGGCGGCCAGCAGCAGAGGGTCGCCATAGCGAGGGCGCTTGTGAACGATGCGCCGATAATTCTCGCGGACGAACCTACGGGCAATCTCGACACGAAGACGAGCGTCGAGATCATGGAGCTGTTGGTTCGGTTGAACAGAGAATCTCATATTACCGTGATTATCGTTACCCATGAGCCGGATATCGCGGCCTACGGCAGGAGGATCATCAAGTTCCTTGACGGGAGGATCGTGAGTGACGAGCAGGTGAAAGACGAACCGGGGAATGAGAAGAGGGTTATTGGAAGAGGATGA
- a CDS encoding ABC transporter permease, with protein sequence MINIPSTLKISLRALRVNKMRSALTMLGIIIGVGAVIAMLAVGTGASRQISAQISSMGSNLLMVLPGSTTSGGVRMGAGTQATLTMADADAIVKESPAVADVAPVLNGVAQIVYGHQNWSTGVIGTTPSMLNVRDWPLSAGKTFTQQDVNSATKVALLGQTVVDNLFGDMNPVGQIVRIKKVPFVVVGVLATKGQSPSGQDQDDTIYVPVTTAQKKLFGTSFPGMIRIIMVKAKSPEDLAPAEKQINDLLKQRHRIGQKQDNDFTVRNLTQMMQAAEQSTKVMTLLLGAIASVSLLVGGIGIMNIMLVSVTERTREIGIRMAVGAKTWDIRLQFIIEALTLSLIGGAAGIILGVSGSELLSMAAGWPTIVSLLSILLAFGFSGLVGISFGFYPAYKASLLNPIDALRFE encoded by the coding sequence ATGATCAATATACCGTCTACACTGAAGATTTCCTTGAGGGCGTTGCGGGTGAACAAGATGCGTTCAGCCTTGACGATGCTTGGCATTATTATCGGGGTGGGCGCTGTGATAGCGATGCTCGCCGTCGGCACCGGCGCGAGCAGACAGATCTCGGCGCAGATCTCGAGCATGGGAAGCAACCTGCTCATGGTCCTTCCCGGTTCCACCACGTCGGGCGGTGTGAGGATGGGTGCGGGCACGCAGGCGACTCTGACGATGGCGGATGCGGATGCGATCGTGAAGGAGTCTCCCGCCGTTGCGGATGTGGCTCCCGTCCTGAACGGTGTCGCGCAGATTGTCTACGGGCACCAGAACTGGTCAACCGGTGTGATAGGAACGACACCGAGCATGCTGAATGTGCGGGACTGGCCGCTTTCTGCCGGTAAGACCTTTACCCAGCAGGACGTCAACAGCGCCACAAAGGTGGCCCTGTTGGGCCAGACCGTCGTGGACAATCTGTTCGGTGATATGAATCCCGTCGGACAGATCGTCAGGATCAAGAAAGTTCCGTTCGTCGTCGTCGGTGTTCTTGCGACGAAAGGGCAGTCGCCGTCCGGACAGGATCAGGACGATACCATCTACGTTCCCGTGACGACGGCGCAGAAAAAGCTTTTCGGGACGTCCTTTCCCGGCATGATCAGGATAATCATGGTGAAAGCGAAAAGCCCGGAAGACCTGGCGCCTGCCGAGAAACAGATCAATGACCTGCTCAAGCAGAGGCATCGCATCGGCCAGAAACAGGACAATGATTTCACCGTCAGGAACCTCACCCAGATGATGCAGGCCGCGGAACAATCGACAAAGGTCATGACGCTCCTCCTCGGAGCGATCGCATCGGTTTCTCTCCTCGTCGGGGGAATCGGGATCATGAATATCATGCTCGTCTCGGTCACCGAGAGGACACGGGAGATCGGAATCAGGATGGCGGTCGGCGCCAAGACTTGGGATATCAGGCTCCAGTTCATCATAGAGGCGCTCACCCTGTCGCTTATCGGGGGCGCGGCCGGAATTATTCTCGGCGTGTCAGGCTCGGAGCTCCTCTCGATGGCGGCGGGCTGGCCGACGATCGTATCGCTCCTCTCGATACTGCTCGCCTTCGGTTTCTCGGGCCTCGTCGGGATATCCTTCGGATTCTATCCCGCGTATAAGGCCTCGCTCCTCAATCCGATAGACGCGCTGAGGTTCGAATAG
- a CDS encoding TolC family protein, whose amino-acid sequence MRGKLFFLSILCFLSFACAASAEILTLPQGLRLVAENNRLIKIAGRQEAISEADTLIARSPLLPQAYASANQTFLSHQPKAIFGDVIVPTSDKDYYSYSITVQQTLYDFRENASRYEASMAILETKRFDTKRVRNLVSLDFSLTYFDLLEAEKRILVADKEVQQLEAHLRDAENLYGEGVITRNDLLQAEVRLSDARQRLLSAKNLRAITSSRLNAFLVRPLATDSEVADIQEVGLEWTGLDLERSWQTALSRRPEISIANETLRSLNLEEEARKAEYFPKFFAQGGYSYTENRYVVNQGNLQLLLGMTMSLFSGGSTKAGILKVRNQKLQLIEEKAKLEDDIRLEVENYLLDLRDARERISVARDAVGQAEENLRINRVRYAEGAGTATDVLDAVTLLTTAETNHYRSLYDLRRAEAKVIYALGGDLSEVYK is encoded by the coding sequence ATGAGAGGCAAGCTCTTTTTCCTGAGCATACTCTGTTTTCTCTCTTTTGCCTGCGCTGCCTCGGCGGAGATCTTGACCCTGCCGCAGGGGTTGCGGCTCGTCGCTGAAAACAACAGGCTCATAAAGATAGCGGGACGGCAGGAGGCGATATCCGAGGCAGACACGCTCATCGCAAGGTCGCCTCTGCTCCCTCAGGCGTATGCCTCGGCCAACCAGACGTTCCTCTCCCATCAGCCGAAGGCTATCTTCGGGGATGTGATTGTGCCGACTTCGGATAAGGACTACTACTCATACAGCATCACCGTCCAGCAGACGCTCTATGACTTCAGGGAGAACGCGTCCCGCTATGAGGCGAGCATGGCTATTCTCGAAACGAAACGGTTCGACACGAAAAGGGTGAGGAATCTCGTTTCCCTCGATTTCAGCCTCACCTACTTCGACCTCCTCGAGGCCGAAAAGAGGATTCTCGTTGCCGATAAGGAGGTGCAGCAGCTGGAGGCCCATCTCCGCGACGCGGAGAATCTTTACGGAGAGGGTGTCATAACGAGGAACGACCTCCTCCAGGCTGAAGTGCGTCTTTCCGACGCAAGGCAGAGACTGCTGAGCGCGAAGAATCTCCGGGCGATCACGAGCTCTCGTCTCAATGCCTTTCTCGTGAGGCCCCTCGCCACGGATTCCGAGGTGGCTGACATCCAAGAAGTCGGACTGGAATGGACAGGCCTCGACCTCGAGAGGTCATGGCAAACGGCGCTCAGCCGGAGGCCTGAGATCTCCATCGCGAATGAGACCCTCCGGTCCCTCAATCTGGAGGAGGAGGCGCGGAAGGCGGAATATTTCCCGAAGTTCTTTGCGCAGGGAGGCTACTCCTACACCGAGAACCGTTACGTCGTGAACCAAGGGAATCTACAGCTCCTGCTCGGGATGACGATGAGCCTTTTCAGCGGGGGCAGTACAAAGGCGGGGATCCTGAAGGTGAGGAACCAGAAGCTTCAGCTCATCGAGGAGAAGGCGAAACTCGAAGACGACATACGGCTCGAGGTAGAAAATTATCTCCTCGATCTGAGGGACGCGCGGGAGAGGATTTCGGTGGCGAGGGATGCCGTCGGACAGGCGGAGGAGAATCTCAGGATAAACCGCGTTCGGTACGCCGAAGGGGCCGGGACAGCCACCGATGTGCTGGATGCCGTCACGCTCCTCACCACGGCCGAGACGAACCATTACCGTTCGCTCTATGACCTGCGGAGGGCCGAGGCGAAGGTCATATACGCTCTCGGGGGAGATTTATCGGAGGTGTATAAATAA
- a CDS encoding HlyD family secretion protein, translating to MEETKQPANNHRRNIIALSLFVVIALIGAVVVFFYLRYKNVHVSTDDAFVDGYIHTIASKVPGTVTMIAVRDNQLVKKGDILLALDPADYEVRVNEAAGAFGAEKGKLLEVESRRETAERQLMEFSARASAVRANLELQKANLEQAELDRKRAEGLFKKEVMSKERYEKTVTAHKVAVAQVKAAEEELKSALSGIETQKAVIRQTEAGRTAQLGEVKRREAQLNDAELKFGYSKIYAPWDGYITKRSVELGNEIQAGQPLMAVVPLDDIYITANYKETQLSGVRPGQKVEIEADTYPGKRFKGKVDSIMAGTGAAFSLFPPENATGNYVKVVQRIPVKIVIEKNADPEHLLRIGMSVVPTILIDR from the coding sequence ATGGAAGAGACGAAACAGCCTGCAAATAATCACAGAAGGAATATTATCGCACTGTCCCTCTTTGTCGTCATCGCGCTCATCGGAGCGGTCGTTGTCTTCTTCTACCTACGATATAAGAACGTTCATGTCTCGACGGACGATGCCTTCGTCGACGGTTACATCCATACCATCGCCTCGAAGGTGCCGGGGACGGTGACGATGATCGCCGTGAGGGATAATCAACTTGTGAAGAAAGGCGATATCCTTCTCGCATTAGACCCCGCGGATTACGAAGTGCGGGTGAACGAGGCCGCGGGCGCTTTCGGCGCGGAAAAGGGCAAATTGCTTGAGGTCGAGTCGAGGAGAGAGACAGCCGAAAGACAGCTCATGGAATTCAGTGCCCGGGCTTCAGCGGTGCGGGCCAACCTCGAACTCCAGAAAGCCAACCTCGAACAGGCCGAATTGGATAGAAAGAGGGCGGAGGGCCTCTTTAAGAAGGAGGTTATGTCGAAAGAGAGGTATGAGAAGACGGTGACCGCCCATAAGGTGGCCGTTGCACAGGTGAAAGCGGCAGAGGAGGAATTGAAAAGCGCCCTGTCCGGCATCGAGACGCAAAAGGCGGTGATACGGCAGACAGAAGCCGGACGGACCGCGCAGCTGGGTGAGGTGAAGCGGCGCGAGGCCCAGTTGAATGACGCGGAGTTGAAATTCGGTTATTCGAAGATTTACGCCCCTTGGGATGGGTACATCACAAAAAGGTCTGTCGAGCTCGGCAACGAAATTCAGGCAGGCCAGCCGTTGATGGCGGTTGTCCCCCTCGACGATATCTACATAACGGCAAATTACAAAGAGACGCAGCTATCCGGGGTGAGACCGGGTCAGAAGGTCGAGATAGAGGCCGATACCTACCCGGGAAAGAGATTTAAAGGCAAGGTGGACAGCATTATGGCAGGCACGGGGGCGGCATTTTCGCTCTTTCCTCCTGAGAATGCGACCGGGAACTACGTGAAAGTGGTCCAGAGAATACCGGTGAAGATAGTAATTGAGAAGAATGCCGACCCGGAGCATCTCCTGAGAATAGGAATGTCCGTTGTGCCAACGATCCTCATCGACAGATAG